The stretch of DNA tccctattttgaaaaacttgaacttttgatcccctattttaaaagccaactttttgatcccctattttaattttttctgaaTTTTGGCCCATCTCAATTTGGTCAAAGTTTTGCTTATGTGTCAAAGGATTCTTATGATTCTTATGAGACAATTAAAGACCGCTTAAATTGTTGTAAAATGACGAGAATAGATATATAGCACAAGAATTGGAATCACTTTGGTTGGTATAAGCTTAGGTTAACAAttaaaaactcatttttaactAGAATTGGCTCATTTTACATAGAGTAATAACAACTAGAATAATGCTCATAGACAATTTTTCCCATTGAGCATTAGTTCTCTTAATTTGGGATTTGAAAGATTAGATAGTGATAACTCACAAATTAGAACAATATAAAAGAGAATGCTCGAGAAGTGAttgataaaaattattaattaattgagaaTGAGAAAGAATGTTCATAGTTATCATTTTCTCTCGATGAGCTTAGTTTCCtttcaatttataattaaaagaaagataagaatgaACATGCATGTGTGGTTAGAAAAGAATGACATATATTGTTAAATTGCAACATTGGCAGAAGCTTTGGTAGAAGAATTTTTAgatatagttttatttttaattgtaaactatatcttgtatatataaatataatagagATGTATTAGTTGTAACAATAGTTTAGATTATTTCATGTAATCCAGTAATAATATAGTAGAAATTAATACTGGATGTTACAaatatagatatatagatatagatgacaTGCATGTTAATCATGGTGTCACATTATTGATATTTCGGTATTTCAATACTTCTTTATGCTTATAAAGTTATAATTTTCCATTTAATTGTGCTTTCTTCATGCTCCAAGCATTCAAGCTTGTGATCTTTATATCAGTAGTTCCATTATTGAAAGCATAAAGTAATGCTTTGTCATTGATGGCCAATGTGGGATAAACTCTAGATGTGATGCATGCTCTTCCTTCTCCTCCAAAACTCTCTACCACAGAGTGATCAATCTGTGAAATGCAAAAACTCATATTAGGGTGGGAAAGTTGGTGCATCTTAACTGTCAAATGCCTTAAATGCTTAATCAAGGGATGAACTTACCAAACTTCTCAATGACAGCTTCTCATTCAGAACATCCACATCAATAAAAGTTCCATAAGTGGTCAAATCATTATCTTTATTCAAAGAAGACCtgttaattaaaaatacatttttataagaTGGAGTTGGAACTCAATTTTGATGAATACAGAATAATATGATGaattttgagaagaaaaaaaaacaatttaaatggTTATTCACTTATTCTCGTTCAAATATGTGGTAAATTACGTTAAATGATCGAGTAATGAATAAATCTGAGTGTTACAACTCATATTAATCATACACTGAACGTAACTTATCACAATTTTGAACTTTATTAACCatgaatattttgaaatttacgTAGTTGTTCATCTTGCTAGTGGGCTTTAAGATATATTTGGCTTGATACTGCTCGAAAGAGCAAGGTGCATAGACACTTCGTATTGACGGAAGTAGTTGTTCGCCGTGCTAGTGGGCtaattagtttatatatatatatatatatatatatatatatatatatatatatatatatatatatatatatatatatatatatatatatatatatatatatatatatatatatatatatatatatatatatctttggCTTGTGGCACTTAATATGATTGATTGACCATCCCTCGATCTGGCTTTCAATCGGCTTTGGGTTGTTTTGGTTTCTAAACAAGATTTGATTCGTCAGAGGTTGGTAGAGAAGTCTCATTTTGCCTCTAATATCTCCATATCTGTTTCATTTTCGGACTGTCTAGGTTGAAAAAGCAATCAAGGCTTGCTGCATGTGGCAGGGAGTAGTGGGTACGTGAACCGTTTCGTGTTGACGTTTGGTGCATTCACCTCAAATTACTAGGACTTATATTTTGTCTTTTAGAATTAAATAGGAGTTGATGTTCTTAATTGTTCTATGTTTCTTTAGGGTAAGGTATAGTCTCCCCTTtgtaattatcttatttttcttctttttattaataatatgagCTATAGATGGAGGATGTGGAATGATCGGGTGCCAACAACGTTGGGATGTCTATCCCTACCTTGATATCTACTTGTTCataatttatcaaagaaaaaaattataataatccAAATTATGTTCAATTATGCATAATTACTAGATTTGAAAATATACatgatatttattaattatatttgtattaaaataattcaaCCCTTAAGAAAATAACTAGGGCACAAGGACAAACCTGCTTTGGTCACTACAAAAGAGCACCAATGGTTTTTGTTGGTATTTGAATATTCTGAAAAACACTGATGTGAACTCTTCCAATCCCTTTGAAGCAAAAGCAAGAAGACCAAAAGGTCCCAATCCATTTTTTCTTGATGAACTTTGGCTACATAGAATTTGAGGATCTGTCCATTTGTCCAAAACTTCAGCCTTTCCAATGTTATTCACTTCAAATGAAATTTCAACATCAGCCTGCATAAGATAAAGGATTAATTTAAGTTATGTTTGGATAACATCTTAATTAAaaacttatcatataagtgtttatttataagctatttttataacaaaagatacaATTAAGTTAAACTGATTTCATATAAGACTAATTATTGGAGGATAATTACAAGAATTGAGGTACAGATAATCCTTCTGTTTGTTTTGTGTTAAAATATCTGGTAATCTTTAATATAAACAGCACTAAATATAtcatcataaaattaaaatatactttgattaaactaattatgcagaaaaaagtTACAAGTCATTATTGAGAAAATAAAGTTATTTAAAAATGTCCCCTGATCTCTTATCTTATtcttttatttaactttttttttcttttgtctaaaaaaaattgcttctCTACCTACTATTTTACATGTATGTCTGGACTAtctattttttggtttacaatttCATAACCTCTTTCTTACTACTCAAACCCCTTATCATTAGGTAGATCAAACTTAGTGGTTATACATTACTATCTATCTTGTTATAATTAGTCAAGTAGTATCTATTTTACACGCATGTCAAATAAAAGTTGATTACAAGTTAGTTGTGAATAACACATACAAATCTATTTatatgtggttttttttttccattggtTATTGGGTAAATACTTCTAAATTATCAAAGGGTAAAGTAAGATTCCCCTTAAAATCCGTGATTTTTGTAAAAGATTCTTATAATAAAGGGCTGAGGGGCTGAGGGAGTATAAAATAAGAAGAAGTCATATTTGGACCAATCATTTAGACACactcacataaataaataaataaataaataaataaataaataaataattaaataaataaacatttgaTACATTTATTCACTTATTTTAGTACTAGTTAACAAAGCATATAAGTTGTTACCTGTGCTGCTGTGACACCATTAATTTGCAACAGTTCACCTCCCTTGAGAACTTTGGCGGGCAAGTTAACATGATTTAGTCGTAGCTTCTCAAGTTCCACAACTGGCCATTGTACCAACTGTTTTCCTGACTTGTGCAACCAAATTGTCCTTGGAATTGTCTGCAAAAAATACATGTGCATCATTGATGAAATTTTACCTTAATTATTTCTAAGAAATGTTATTAACATACACTTTTTAACAGGTTAATACAGTTCACATATGTGGTTAATTTTACTGCATATTTGAATTCACAATCAATTTGACAAGATTAAAAAATACTACCGTGATATCAAATATCTACGAAGGTGTTAAATTTGATTAACAGATATGTTAAGAGGTGTCACGTTTCATTAACTATTGaacatcatttttttaagaagcaaTCTATTGAACTTTGTTGAATATGGCTTGAAATCTCGATAACAAGAAGTTAGAGAAAATTCTGGTGAACCGGTTGGTGTTGGGGCGTGGCGCAGCAAGGACTGGCGTGTGGCGCAATACGTGCCTGCTGCCTCTGGCAGCTTCTGCTGACTGCGCCTGGCGCAGGAGGTGGGGCATACGGTGCGCATAACAGCATGTGCtgttttagagatttttttggaaaaatatatttttctggATGAAactatttgttttattttaaaatagatttgttattaatttttatgcatatatttttctataaataaagaTCATtttattcgtaaaaaaaaaatagggtaaatgatcatttacccccctgcaaaataagcaaattttcgtttacccccctatgcagattttttttctgtttacccccctgcaaaaaatagattcactcattttgccccctgtgtgtacagcaggacatgtgattgtgcaaatttgctgacgtggcttgtacacgtggaaaaaacatttatatttatttttaacttccacgtcacataatatttttttaaaaaaaaaaattaaattttttttcctacaaaattaataaaacgaattttttttccaaaataaaaagaaaatcctacaaataaaatttttttccctacaaaattttaaaaaattcctacaaatagtttttttcgtacaaaattattatttttttcctaaaataaaaaaacgaattttcatatttttctcccaaataaagtttatttttaagatattaaaaaattattttcaaatcttttttatttaaaaaaaacagaatcttcgcgggtttgcttccaccgtcgtgatcatattcgtcgtcatcttcttcaatcaccggaatcgtcttctacttcgttattgtcttctgcttccttctatttttctagttctaggaCAAATGATTTTGGTATAAGAGGAAAGTACGaataaacttctttttctattttttttaattcaaagagattaacaaaaaaataatgttttgtttttaaaaaataaagatcatgtttttttaattcaaaaagatttgaaaataaatccgtttttttattttgtagaaatttttttttaaaaaaaatatattatctgacgtggaatttaaaaaataaatattaattatttttttccacgtgtacaagccatgtcagcagatttgcacattcacatgtcctgctgtacacacggggggcaaaatgagtgaatctattttttgcagggggtaaacagaaaaaaaatctgcataggggggtaaacgaaaatttgcttattttgcagggggataaatgatcatttacccaaaaaaataagtGTGAAAAGGGAATAAGGTTTGCCAACAACAAAGACAAAGGATATTATTGCTTCACCTTGGGTAATGTAGGTCAATGGAGTCTCTTGATCACGAGAAGAGATTCAGGATTTAGGTAGAGTTAGAGTTtgctaattcttgtaacccaattaGGATTTCTTCGTGTAAAGTTACTTATTGATTCTAGTGAATCCTATTCTCATGCCATGATcttagcatatatatatatatatatatatatatatatatatatatatatatatatatatatatatatatatatatatatatatatatatatatatatatatatggttttgctaacgtacacccacttgTTTTATAGAAGGTGTGTATTAGCAAGTCATAACTAAAAAGTGGCAACATACACCTTGAGGTGCATGTTGCTAAAACActccttctaaaaaataagtgggtgtacgttagcaactcCTATAAGCATTTGCTAGAATACACCCACtaattttttagaaggtgtgtttTAGCAAGTAATAACTAAAAAGTGATTAAATACACCCTAAGGTGTacgttgctaatgcacaccttcataaaaatgagtgggtgtgttatagcaaattccatatatatatatatatataatattaaattaacgTAACTTATTAAGTCAATTGTCAAGACTAAgactatattatattattgatcCAACTGTTATCTTGattatataaaaatgaaaaaaccaaaaaataattaacaaaattaaaacaaaaactcaCATGGATTCCTGACCATCCTTTCTTGATATCATAATCAGGTCTTGAAGATTCATTAGCCCAACCAAGCAAAATCCTTCTATTCTTCCCATAATCAAAGAAAGTTTTTGAAGCATAATATTTTCCATAGTCATATCTCAAAACATGTTCACTACTAACCTCCTCAAACCCATGATCAGGGGTAAATTTGTCTTTACCTTCATCATAACTCCCAATTAGATAATGATCATGTTTTGTATCATCTAAACTAACCTTCAAAACATGTCTAACCTTATCATTATTTAATGATGTGTCAACACCAAATGTACCAATTTTCAAAACTGGAAAAAAATCAGGACACTCCCACATTCCAGTACCCTCAGCTGAATGTAAAGGGTTTTCTGATTTAATCCAATTAATAAAATCTTTACTCTTATATAAAAGTGCAATTCCTctagtattatttttgttacCAACAAGTATTCTCCAATGTCCATCTTTTCCTAACCAACCAGTAGTAGGGTCTCTAAATGAACttgcattaattttattttcaatagttGGTTCCATTAATGGATTTTTTGGTGACTTAATCCATTCCCTAAGAAAAGggtcatttaaatttttagggTATGCTATATCTTGTACTTGttgattaagtttattaattccaGTGTACAAAATAGCTGGTTTGTTACCATGTAATATTGTGGCTGATCCTGACCAAACACCATTTACATCGGACGGTTGAGATGGAAAGATGGCTGGATCCAGTGGGGTCCAGTTAATAAGATCAGTTGAAATTGAATGTGCCCACACAATATTTCCCCAAACAGCACCTTTAGGATTGTATTGATAGAATAGATGATAGTACCCTTTGTAAAGCATTGGTCCTATTAAAAACCACACAAATAAagacaatattttatttttcagcaATAATACAATGAcatgtaatatttttattatttatattatataaatttagtTATTTCCAATGGAAACTCTTCTGATTGtctgattttaattattttaatactgatcacattagactaaaatctaaggacctagtggatatcgcataggaaacgaagctagtaatcccgaacgaaggCAGCTTGCTATGGCCAACATGAGagcattaaattcagtatctgaggtcttagtataggattggaacagaacgataatttctaccttgcAGAGTATGCCTGTGGGTAGGTGACTAGTTTTAGGTAACGTGacaacttataatttaggggTCACCAGGGTGATGAGACCAAAGTTTTAACGAAAAAGTGGAGTCCTGGATAATAATGTCTAAATAAAGTAAAGGGAACCTCTAACTAGGTTATCTAaagcttgtaatagaaataggcaCATATATGGCATTACACCTATTTTCAACAGTCTAAATCCTAGGAGAGGAAAATAATTGAGcaaccaagcaggagtaagggagggatccgaccacacttaaccaacccgtgtggtcacacacacccATAAAAACCCAAAACCCCCACAAAAATACAAACTTTTACCACACCCCACCAAATCCAAACACTTTAACTAGAAAAAGCCGGTAGACCACAAATTCCTCATGGCACCTAAATGAGTACGTGTTGCCGGTTCTTCATCTAGGCAAAACATTTTCCTCAGCCCCACTTGTGCCGAGCACTTCAATTTGATCGAGGAAAAGGGCGTTATTCAGGAGAGGAGTATTAACTTCCCTGATATCACTTTTCTTCCAGAGATGGAGACCACTGCTAGGCATTACAGTTGGATATATTTTAACTCTTTGATCGGGGACTGCAACATCTCCTGGGTAAGAGAGTTCTACGCCGACGCAGTGGAATATTTCGAGGAGGACTTCACATCTGCGGTACGTGGAGGGAGGGTTAGTTACACGCCGGCAGTGATTGACGTTGTATTTGGGTTCGCACCGCCGGAGCACTGTTGGGCCCATTAATGGAGGCACAGTGCTCATACAGAGGATGAGTATGATCAGATACTACATACTCTGGCACTCCCTGGGCGAGATTGGCAGTACACCAGCACGTGTCCGCCTGAATATCATTGACATGATGCCAACTGCCAGAGGATGGGCCAAGTGGCTGGTCAGGAATTTTGAGAGTGCTTGACAGGAGACGGAGATCATTATGTCTCGTTGTCATGTTTTCTACGCTATTATGCGAGGGGAGCCCATCAGAGTCGGAGAGCTGATTGCGCGGAGTATCAAGCGCATGATCGCCAGCCGAGATACAGTTATCGGGCATCCCTTCGTCATTACTACCTTATGCCAGGCACGAGGGGTCCCTCTATACGAGGATATAAATATGATCACAGGACCTGAGCGACCCCTCGGCAGGACATACTTTCAGAAAGCTGTGCGGGACTTGGAGGCGGCACAGGCAGCAGCGCCAGCACCAGCAACAGGGCCACGACATCAGGAGCAACATCAACCTCCACCTCACATACCCCAACACCAATTTACAGACTATGAGCTAGGGATGGCTGCCACTACCTATGTGCAGCATGTGAGGATGGACTGGGATTTCCACATTTTTCCCTAGAGTTGATGGCGGCAGTAGAGGAGTACCTAGGTCAGACATCTGTTCCTTCCTATAACAAGCTATATCCGGAGCAGGCAGATTTGACCAGGCATTTTCAAAGACAGACTACGAGGCTGCTGGAGCATCAAACGCATGTACAGGATACATGGACCGAGCGACGCCAGACCCATCATCCTAGGCCACAATATGCCTCTGATGGAGAGATAGATTGGATGGTGGATGAGACATATGATAGTCTGACACCAGATGCCGCGACTCAGTTCTTCTCTGCGAGTGGATCTTCATCCCACCCAGGACAGTGATGCGGATTTCCCGCTGTTCCCTTCTATCTTTACTTTTTCtgcatttttattataatttaggGGTCATCAGGGTGATGAGACCAAAGTTTTAACGAAAAAGTGGAGTCCTGGATAATGGTGTCTAAATAAAGTAAAGGGAACCTTAACTAGGCTATCTAaagcttgtaatagaaataggcaCAGATATGGCATTGCACCTATTTTCAACAGTCTAAATCCTAGGAGAGGAAAATAATTGAGcaaccaagcaggagtaagggagggatccgaccacacttaaccaacccgtgtggtcacacacacacatttaCTTTTCTGTCTTTTAAATTCCGCATTTATTTTCCGGCATTTTACTAATTATCCGCAAAGATACCTTcttaaacaaacaaagcgaagacAACTATCATATtcttaagcgaaactagtaaccttgacacaatccctgtggagaacgataaacttatcactttattacttgatagtgattctgtgcacttgcagagccgaCTGTCATGCACTCACGTGTGCATGCGTGTGTGCGTGCATGCGTCTGTTAAGACATGACAAACATGTATGATGGAATATTGAAGAAACTATATGCATAAAAATGTACTATTATTTAAGAGGGACACATAAGAGAATTGAACTAACCATTAGGATCTGCAAATCCACATATCCGTTTGAGCATAACATGTCAAATGACAAAAACAATGAAGCAAAAGAAGAATATGTTATAAGAAGTAAaatatttcacaaaaaaataaataaataaataaataaatttaggctctgtttgggaaggtcaataagctagcttatatgttatagcttttagcttataagcttatatttcaaacgttatttcaagtagcttattaTGAGCTTATAGTTGATAGGTTATCattttcctttcaattttaccctagtattttattgaaaaaaaattaaaattaaacatatcattgttatgtcatttcatacttataagcttgttcaatcgctaattttaccaaatactacaaattcaatcaactaacTCATTCACTACTGTAAGCTAAAACTTAGCTTATAAACTATttgttataagctagcttatcagctattcattattttttatcaaacagaGCCTTAGATAATATACAATGTCCAGATCACATTAGTTACCATTGATCCAATTCTTGGGAGGTTGGAAATGATAACCAGTTCTGTAAGTTTGATCTGTTAAATCAGAAGATGAATTTTGAAGGTTTCTATAAACATTGTGAGTAGCTTCAATAGGAAGAATATCATTGACATAAATGAAAGTGAAGAGAGGCAATAACCAAATAGTAGAGAATATATTCATATTGGAATGTGGAGAAAATTACAAGGCTATGTTTTCTATTTATATAGAGAATTTGAAAACTGTTGTGCTGGCCATGGTTTGAAACTTGTGAGTAATTAATGGAAAATGATATGTTTATTAGTCAATGTGTAAATAACCGATgaatatttttcaatatatagAGATATACATTATCCGTACGTAAGTCCTATTAttcagttttttcttttctttcttgaaaCACCTATTATTCAGTTTTTCTTTAGAAACGCCTATTATTCAGTTGTTAAATATTGAAATTGTCAGGTTAGATATTTATGGAGCTTTGAGTTCGAATCTAAGTTTTTCTTTAGAAACGCCTATTAGTATGTTAGCCCGTGTCGTATACggataattttcttttcttttttgataagaaaacataaataattttctttttaaatattatatatgtattttgttttaaatattatttgaataatttagtttaaattaatttgatttaaaattatatgataaaaTTGACAGAGTTTTTGTTCTACCAACTAATAGGTtgtcgtattaatatataagtaagaTATAGGTTCatgtataaattacaaaaatatagtccgtgtattaatatatgaatataaataccAACTCTGATataaaattacaacaaaaaagGCCCCCGTATTAATATGAAGAAAATTATAGGTCCTCATagaaattacaaataaatagtTCCGCATATTAATGTATAAGTAGAAATTATAAGCCCCTGTATTTTGCATTGAACACACTTGGATTGGTTTTTTTGAGCAACATAAACTTTTATTAACAACCACTTCATAACCAGGGGCGAACCTCTTCAAggcttggtgtggctatagccacactaGCCCGGCCCAAAtttctctaaaaataaaaaataaaaattttataaataattttaagttattttgtatatatattcgtataaatattaatgtaaatattagtttagagtttattattgataacTGTAAGTCTCTCATATACATATTAGTTTAAgtattagtgcaaatattagttcatagtctattattgatgattatatttcAAGTCTTTCGTTATACATggagtattattttaagttacatagtttaattttataataatcaacttGACTTTATTTGTAGAAAAACAGTGGACAACTAATTGAATACATAGTATTGgataaaattagcaattgaactagcatataaatatgatatgacataaaaaaatatttaattaatatttaattttttcaagtaagataatacgggtaaaattggaataaaaattaataagttataaactaattgaattaaacaagtgatatgcatgatttatcagatatttaataaattttagtcCTTTCTTTTTTTCCGAATAGAAATTTGGTGGTGTTTTAGATATAGTTTGttggtttctttttttgaataaatattttctgATTTGttggtttgttgtttttttttttaatatacatgATGTATTAGTGGTAATTTCATATATTGTTTGTTATTTAATTGAATTATCAGGATGAAAAAAGTTCGGTAGTGCCTAAATTTTTTTAGTCACACTAGAAAGTTATGGCTAGGTCCGCCCCTGTTCATAACATAAGGCATGTTATGAGGGTTAAAAGAATACAAGAGATAAGCAGTAAGCACAGCAAAAGCTAGTTAAAAGGCTAAAACAGATTGCAGCAAAATCAAATACTGCATAAACAGATTGCAGCAAAGGCATATACTGCATAAACAGATTGCAGCAAAAACCCCAATAGCACAAATACATAACAAACACATAAATCATCGGCTGGTTCATGCGAgttgggatcctctccatttttaattattttcatttcttccattaccaaagttttaaaatattttggggCGCATACCAGTGGGGAAAGCCGGCCCTAATTTTTTTAGAGAGACAATCCTCCTTCTCTCTAAGTTTTTTTCTCCTCCTTTCATCAAAAagggggtgattttggatcttttttgacccaaaatcacccttTACATCCTTTTCTATTTgctttaatctaaataagtggttttcacatagattaaaattttcttttgtgtATTTTTCTGTGATTTCGTCGTCCCGTCTTTGTGTGGTGTTTATATTCCCGTCTTGTTGCGGTATTCGTTTGATTGAATTGGCAGATCAACCTCGGTCAACTACTGATTCACACGGTGATTAAGTTCGTCAACGatgcagatccggaggcataGGTATTCCggttactttaattttatcacattatttTCGTTTTTAGCGGTATTGAATTTGTACTTGAATCTGATGTACTctaccaatttgaatgaatgaacatcttttattttagtcaatatatatatatatatatatatatatatatatattgggcGCATAAAAGCAATTTCACCTCAGGTAATGTGAACTCAAGATGGACGTCTAAAGATGGTGGGACTTTTGTTGCATATGCACACTTAGATTAATATAGGATATAGTTTCTTTCCTTTTTACAATAAATAAGaccattttatatattttgtaaaaaaaaaacattttatatataaaaaacaataaataaaatcattcaatggcaaaaaaaaaatatgtgacCAAACTTTcattgcaaaatattttttttttttttgaagaagctaaataaGTCGACCCAAATTGGTATCAGAGATAATAGAACCtaagaccttaaggaggagcacactcccattTTCCAAACCAATACCACTAGACCAATAGGAATGGAAGTGGAGT from Trifolium pratense cultivar HEN17-A07 linkage group LG5, ARS_RC_1.1, whole genome shotgun sequence encodes:
- the LOC123885125 gene encoding beta-fructofuranosidase, cell wall isozyme-like; amino-acid sequence: MNIFSTIWLLPLFTFIYVNDILPIEATHNVYRNLQNSSSDLTDQTYRTGYHFQPPKNWINDPNGPMLYKGYYHLFYQYNPKGAVWGNIVWAHSISTDLINWTPLDPAIFPSQPSDVNGVWSGSATILHGNKPAILYTGINKLNQQVQDIAYPKNLNDPFLREWIKSPKNPLMEPTIENKINASSFRDPTTGWLGKDGHWRILVGNKNNTRGIALLYKSKDFINWIKSENPLHSAEGTGMWECPDFFPVLKIGTFGVDTSLNNDKVRHVLKVSLDDTKHDHYLIGSYDEGKDKFTPDHGFEEVSSEHVLRYDYGKYYASKTFFDYGKNRRILLGWANESSRPDYDIKKGWSGIHTIPRTIWLHKSGKQLVQWPVVELEKLRLNHVNLPAKVLKGGELLQINGVTAAQADVEISFEVNNIGKAEVLDKWTDPQILCSQSSSRKNGLGPFGLLAFASKGLEEFTSVFFRIFKYQQKPLVLFCSDQSRSSLNKDNDLTTYGTFIDVDVLNEKLSLRSLIDHSVVESFGGEGRACITSRVYPTLAINDKALLYAFNNGTTDIKITSLNAWSMKKAQLNGKL